A part of Octopus sinensis linkage group LG7, ASM634580v1, whole genome shotgun sequence genomic DNA contains:
- the LOC115214458 gene encoding general transcription factor II-I repeat domain-containing protein 2A-like, which yields MESLKDTTTGKDLFNSVINSSIRSGLTLNKLASITTDGAPSLTGKYSGLVKLLNDKIKDFPLHSVLSFHCIIHQESLCKSSLKLKHVIEPVVRAVNLIRSRGLKHRQFRSFLEDVEADFTDVLYYTNVRWLSIGKVLKRVWDLKAEILMFLKMQDISCDFLNEMESDEWVCDFAFAVDIMQKLNELNTKLQGNGIFAHELYLEVKAFQWKLGLFAKQLNEQKFIHFPLLKTQSVTQESSDKYSSQLMALQKEFIRRFADFKAVEGLFDLLNSPLVCDIETTTEELQIELIHLQADNSLKMMFESKPLVEFYASLHSKKFQNLKKFARKMFVLFASTYIYEQTFSIMKINKGKNRSLLTDSNLQSVLRISTSNLTPNFDKLVNDSSQLHHSH from the coding sequence ATGGAGTCTCTCAAAGACACTACTACTGGAAAAGATTTGTTCAACAGTGTCATTAACAGTTCAATCAGGTCTGGATTAACCCTAAATAAACTGGCCAGCATTACAACCGATGGAGCTCCTTCACTCACCGGTAAATATTCCGGCCTTGTGAAGTTGTTGAATGACAAAATCAAAGATTTTCCACTACACAGTGTGTTGTCTTTTCACTGCATCATACATCAAGAAAGCCTTTGTAAGTCATCTTTAAAACTCAAACATGTCATCGAACCTGTGGTGCGTGCAGTGAATTTAATAAGATCACGGGGATTGAAACACAGGCAATTCCGAAGTTTCTTGGAGGATGTGGAGGCTGATTTTACTGATGTGCTGTACTACACAAATGTCCGCTGGTTAAGCATTGGAAAAGTTCTTAAGAGAGTATGGGACCTCAAAGCAGAGATTCTTATGTTTCTCAAAATGCAAGACATCTCCTGTGACTTTTTAAACGAAATGGAGAGTGACGAATGGGTTTGTGATTTTGCATTTGCTGTGGACATAATGCAGAAGCTGAATGAACTTAACACAAAACTGCAAGGCAACGGTATATTTGCTCATGAATTGTACCTGGAAGTGAAAGCTTTTCAATGGAAGCTTGGACTTTTTGCCAAGCAGCTGAATGAGCAAAAATTTATTCACTTCCCTCTGCTGAAAACACAGTCTGTTACACAAGAATCATCGGACAAGTACAGTTCCCAGTTGATGGCTTTACAAAAGGAATTCATTAGAAGATTTGCTGATTTCAAGGCAGTTGAAGGCCTGTTCGATTTGCTTAACTCACCTCTTGTCTGTGACATTGAAACAACTACCGAGGAACTGCAGATAGAACTGATTCATTTGCAAGCCGAcaattctttaaagatgatgtttgAAAGTAAACCACTGGTCGAGTTTTATGCTTCTCTACATTCAAAAAAGTTTCAAAATCTTAAAAAATTTGCAAGAaagatgtttgtgttgtttgcATCAACTTACATATATGAGCAGACTTTCTCCATCATGAAAATTAACAAGGGGAAGAATCGATCACTTCTCACAGACTCAAATCTTCAGTCAGTGTTAAGAATCAGCACCAGCAACTTGACACCTAATTTTGACAAACTGGTAAATGACAGTAGTCAGCTGCATCATTCTCATTGA